The Enterococcus sp. 7F3_DIV0205 genome has a window encoding:
- a CDS encoding tyrosine-type recombinase/integrase encodes MARRGENIYKRKDGRWEGRYIKGRQNNGKIHYGYIYGYKYSEVKHQLILRKYEKQTSNSKNLLPYEGELLDWTKYWLETFIRPKVKSSTYASYKNKMNVHVLSRIGSIKLQKLKQSDLDSLLKEMDKTLKASSIRSIFSVLKNCLSKAVTINLLTENPCMGVELPKTRKSAVQALSIKDQDKLVKEINTDQKFFAIILALQTGLRIGEICGLKWEDIDFENSTLGVNRTVLRIQSEDKSGRKTEIVEVTPKSNNSQRKIPITKTLKEKLLELQKVSTSEYVISNKHKALEPRTIAYRFQIIRKKIGLEKFSFHSLRHTFATRCLEAGGNIATISSLLGHSSTKMTLDCYTNSFFAEERQLVEKLEFV; translated from the coding sequence ATGGCAAGAAGAGGAGAAAATATCTATAAAAGAAAAGATGGTCGTTGGGAAGGCCGATACATAAAAGGGAGACAGAATAACGGGAAGATTCATTATGGTTATATCTATGGATATAAGTATTCAGAGGTAAAGCACCAGCTTATCTTAAGAAAGTACGAAAAACAGACGAGTAATAGTAAGAATCTGCTACCTTATGAAGGAGAGTTGTTGGATTGGACAAAGTATTGGTTGGAGACATTCATTCGTCCAAAAGTAAAAAGCAGCACATATGCTAGTTATAAAAATAAAATGAATGTCCATGTATTATCAAGAATTGGTTCTATCAAGCTCCAAAAACTAAAACAATCAGATCTTGACTCATTACTTAAAGAAATGGATAAAACGTTAAAAGCAAGTTCGATTCGCTCGATATTTTCTGTATTGAAAAATTGTTTGAGTAAGGCAGTAACAATAAATTTGTTGACGGAGAACCCATGTATGGGAGTAGAACTTCCCAAAACAAGAAAAAGTGCAGTGCAAGCGTTATCTATTAAGGATCAAGACAAATTAGTTAAAGAAATTAATACAGATCAGAAGTTTTTTGCAATTATACTTGCTTTACAAACTGGACTTCGAATTGGAGAAATTTGTGGTTTAAAATGGGAAGATATTGATTTTGAGAATAGTACACTAGGGGTGAATAGAACGGTACTTCGTATTCAGTCTGAAGATAAGTCTGGAAGAAAGACAGAGATTGTTGAAGTTACACCTAAGAGTAATAATTCCCAACGTAAAATCCCAATCACGAAAACATTAAAGGAAAAGTTACTAGAGCTTCAAAAAGTATCGACAAGTGAGTATGTTATTTCAAACAAACACAAAGCTTTAGAACCTCGTACGATAGCATATCGTTTTCAAATAATCCGCAAAAAAATTGGATTAGAAAAATTTTCTTTTCACTCTTTAAGGCATACTTTCGCTACTCGTTGTTTAGAAGCAGGGGGAAACATTGCAACAATCAGTTCATTGTTAGGTCATTCATCAACAAAGATGACATTAGATTGTTATACCAATTCTTTTTTTGCGGAGGAACGTCAATTAGTTGAAAAGCTTGAATTTGTTTAG
- a CDS encoding DUF916 and DUF3324 domain-containing protein, which yields MINKRKRLRLIVVMIGFFLLSLIVIVAKPEVGSAVSVKPILPKNQHNSEATYYDLRMKPSQEQELNLELANTSDTEQKVTFQINDATTNDSGDIDYSDRSKSISRDKSLKISLKDIATIESELIIPAKKTITTRVYLKMPENKFDGMILGGIKVVSSEKNNKLSDSDDKRQDKKTYIVAVKLTETDTPIVAKLNLLTILSSRESNKTVIKATIQNDQAVNLEDIEFVAKVYKKDSDQLFSQSKVTGYRMAPNSSFVFKLDEENKKFSAGKYQIELTAKSKATNQEWQWKKELEIAKSDNRKDRTAKDVTDKEKIMLYTIICVITFVLLLLLLLILLILRKRKEKRYEEALYHRKKKRDRNNKNIQRNRKSKSKNVERNKKKKPADYSRSKR from the coding sequence ATGATTAATAAACGAAAAAGACTTCGCTTGATTGTTGTAATGATAGGATTTTTTCTTTTATCACTGATAGTCATAGTTGCTAAACCAGAAGTTGGTTCAGCGGTCTCCGTAAAACCAATTTTACCAAAGAATCAACATAATTCAGAAGCAACTTATTATGATCTTCGAATGAAACCAAGCCAAGAACAAGAGCTGAATTTGGAGTTAGCAAATACTTCTGATACAGAACAAAAAGTTACTTTTCAAATAAATGATGCGACAACAAATGATAGTGGAGATATAGACTATTCTGATCGATCAAAAAGTATTTCGCGAGATAAGAGTTTGAAGATTTCTTTGAAGGACATTGCAACCATCGAATCGGAACTAATAATTCCAGCAAAAAAAACGATAACAACAAGAGTTTATTTAAAAATGCCCGAGAATAAGTTTGATGGAATGATTTTAGGTGGAATTAAAGTTGTTTCATCGGAAAAAAATAATAAACTCTCTGATTCCGATGATAAGAGACAAGATAAAAAAACATATATTGTAGCTGTGAAACTGACTGAAACAGACACACCGATTGTAGCAAAATTAAATTTATTGACTATTTTATCTTCAAGAGAGTCAAATAAAACCGTGATAAAAGCAACTATTCAAAATGATCAAGCAGTAAACTTAGAAGATATCGAGTTTGTTGCCAAGGTGTATAAAAAAGACTCGGATCAGTTATTTTCTCAAAGTAAGGTGACAGGTTATCGGATGGCACCAAACTCTAGCTTTGTTTTCAAGCTTGATGAGGAAAATAAGAAATTTTCGGCTGGAAAATACCAAATTGAACTAACAGCTAAATCTAAAGCAACAAATCAGGAATGGCAATGGAAAAAAGAACTGGAAATAGCAAAATCTGATAATAGAAAAGATAGAACTGCTAAGGATGTAACTGACAAAGAAAAAATAATGCTTTACACCATTATTTGTGTGATTACATTTGTTTTATTGTTGTTACTACTATTGATTTTGTTAATTTTAAGAAAGCGCAAGGAGAAGCGTTACGAAGAAGCTTTGTATCATAGAAAGAAAAAACGTGACCGAAACAATAAAAATATCCAGCGAAACAGAAAATCTAAGAGTAAAAATGTTGAAAGAAATAAGAAAAAAAAGCCTGCAGATTATAGTCGATCAAAAAGATAG
- a CDS encoding helix-turn-helix domain-containing protein yields MRKFDLLEKLEVYQIDLLIHLSNVGGTATKKDLLRHLNIGDYFLLKVIDGLMTSAKKSNKRFSIEVNKQTITFQTTPEYSLHTLYNELIIYSPKYKILEELLRCGTIDVTRVCEKIGISHSTYFRKINELNSLLKEFDLTIQNGSLLGSELQIRFFYVSLYMVTDPKHQLKVPNIDPRIYETINTIQQILDSPLSFFSRKKLVVYFSLLKRRNAQKNISDYSNQEPFFSNKSDISSQKRFINALKNSHLFKKVNKTLESFLVYYSFKMLPNETILLLLFMLGEEIIPANSYCLKELDLIERYSDFFVLTLNKEFLNLMNKYYPNTCLKNTHSSTLHYYLNTIGYHHLIFKGHIDYYWERKYTDWGESEHSEIIHYFINYLKEKYSTLFVDDTYDTVLISKYAHAINFYEECIKTKISVGVFLEGDLLYKNRFMDWWIKYIELTTFAKADPFASNQLYDLVISNVDCSYLKKRGKYFFFLTNYNEKKDIFDLDQLLHEIYSSSR; encoded by the coding sequence ATGAGAAAATTTGACTTACTAGAAAAATTGGAAGTTTATCAAATTGACTTATTAATACATTTGAGTAACGTTGGAGGTACTGCAACAAAAAAAGACCTTTTACGTCATTTAAACATCGGAGATTACTTTTTATTAAAAGTAATTGATGGATTGATGACTTCAGCCAAAAAATCAAATAAGCGCTTTTCTATTGAAGTAAATAAGCAAACAATCACTTTCCAAACAACACCAGAGTATTCTCTTCATACTTTGTATAATGAATTAATCATTTATTCACCAAAATATAAAATTTTAGAAGAATTATTGCGTTGTGGAACGATTGATGTGACTCGTGTATGTGAAAAAATTGGAATTAGTCATTCAACCTACTTCAGAAAAATCAACGAATTGAACAGCTTGTTGAAAGAGTTTGATTTGACTATCCAAAATGGTTCTCTTCTAGGATCTGAGTTACAAATTCGCTTTTTTTATGTATCACTTTACATGGTCACAGACCCTAAACACCAATTAAAGGTCCCAAACATCGATCCTAGAATTTATGAAACAATCAATACGATTCAACAAATTTTAGATAGTCCATTATCTTTTTTTTCCCGAAAAAAGCTAGTCGTCTATTTTAGTTTGCTAAAAAGAAGAAATGCCCAAAAAAATATATCAGATTATAGTAATCAGGAACCTTTTTTCAGTAATAAATCAGATATCAGCAGTCAAAAAAGATTTATAAATGCACTTAAAAATTCTCATTTATTCAAAAAAGTCAATAAAACACTTGAATCGTTTTTAGTTTATTATTCTTTTAAAATGCTTCCTAACGAAACCATCCTATTGCTTCTCTTCATGCTTGGTGAAGAAATCATTCCTGCTAATTCTTATTGTTTAAAAGAACTTGATTTGATTGAAAGGTATAGTGATTTTTTTGTTCTTACGTTAAACAAAGAATTTTTGAATCTAATGAACAAATACTATCCCAACACTTGTTTAAAAAACACTCACAGTTCAACCCTTCATTATTATCTAAACACTATTGGCTACCATCATTTGATATTCAAAGGACATATTGATTATTATTGGGAACGAAAGTATACAGACTGGGGAGAGTCTGAACACTCCGAAATAATTCATTATTTTATTAATTACTTAAAAGAAAAATACTCCACACTTTTTGTAGATGACACATATGACACTGTTCTAATTTCAAAATATGCTCATGCGATAAATTTTTATGAAGAATGTATCAAAACTAAAATTTCTGTTGGGGTGTTTCTTGAAGGTGATCTATTATACAAAAATAGATTTATGGACTGGTGGATCAAATACATTGAGTTAACTACTTTTGCCAAGGCAGACCCTTTTGCTTCCAACCAACTTTATGACTTAGTCATTAGTAATGTAGATTGTTCGTACCTAAAAAAGAGAGGGAAATATTTTTTCTTTCTAACCAACTATAACGAAAAAAAAGACATCTTTGATCTTGATCAGTTACTACATGAAATTTATTCCTCTTCCCGTTAA